One Athene noctua chromosome 32, bAthNoc1.hap1.1, whole genome shotgun sequence genomic region harbors:
- the LOC141972307 gene encoding maestro heat-like repeat-containing protein family member 7, whose product MAVVSPTPPCFRVDETLPEEIPEEAGWDSEGAWLLSLLDCSDMGTVFGEYFRPSQKTDVLLVGIEALTADDAHDRQMGGDIVDMAMTDPVSWLTDVPEILRHIHRNVEHIHTEPARRSLHSLLLLLTEWSPREVLLACANIDTEEFAALYKAQRYLRRPSPVFLSMVLTGLNTLSKTPEMARKLAVLLPDILETLTDANANVKTKALVLFISVMGHMEREEANLISLSLAEKLLPLFDDECSRVRELSIRLFQDMMKTVVGRNKKKMLKTVQSVLLPLLLHTNEEIESVAKASRDTLHASAKFLGLRRLSSVAKTGQTPLIGECLITHRRSRVEEYLLQSLPYLKDPQATVREEAVRFIGLAARRQSILSQERLWHICDALLPLGKDTELSIRSLAAKTISVLTIEQSPTSRWSLRSLCCWL is encoded by the exons ATGGCCGTTGTCTCACCGACTCCTCCGTGTTTCCGTGTAGACGAgacgctgccagaggagattccagagGAAGCGGGATGGGATTCTGAGGGCGCctggttgctttctttacttgactGCAGCGACATGGGAAcg gtgtttggcgaatacttcCGGCCTTCGCAGAAgacggacgttctcctcgtgggcatcgaggccttgacggcagacgatgcgcacgacaggcagatgggcggtgacatcgtggacatggccatgacagaccccgtgtcctggctgacggat gtgccagaaatcctgagacacatccacagaaatgtggagcacatccacacggagccagcccggcgcagcctgcactcgctgctgctgctgctgacggagtggagccccagggaggtg ctcctggcctGCGCTAACATTGACacggaggagtttgctgccctctacaaggcccagaggtacctgaggcgtcccagcccggtgtTCCTTTCgatggtgctcacgggcctcaacACGCTGTCGAAAACACCTGAAATG gccagaaaactcgcGGTGCTGCTCCCCGACATcctggagaccctgacagatgcCAATGCCAATGTCAAGACGAAGGCCCTGGTGTTGTTCATCAGCGTGATGGGTcacatggagagggaagaggccaacctcatctccctgagcctggcggagaagctcctgcccctcttcgatgat gagtgcagccgcgtgcgggagctctccatccgcctcttccaAGACATGATGAAGACcgtggtggggagaaacaagaaaaaaatgttgaagacagtgcagagtgtgctgctcccactgttacTGCACACCAACGAGGAgatcgagagcgtggccaag gcttcccgggacaccctccaCGCTTCTGCCAAGTTCCTGGGCCtgaggaggctcagctctgtggccaagacagggcagacacccctgatcggagagtgcttg ataacgcacaggaggagcagggtggaggagtatctgctccagagcctgccctacctgaaggaccctcaggccaccgtgcgggaggaggccgtcaggttcatcg gtcttgctgcgcggcgccagagcatcctcagccaggagaggctgtggcacatCTGCGATG cgctcctgcccttggggaaagacaCTGAACTCtccatcaggtccctggcagccaAGACCATCTCGGTCCTGACCATAGAGCAGAGTCCGACATcgagatggagcctgcggtcgctgtgctgctggctctga